The Pseudodesulfovibrio sp. JC047 genome contains the following window.
CTTCAAGGTATGCGCGTGAAGAATAACATCATCCCACGCCTCGGCCTGAAGGCCTTTTTTCACTGCACTGAAACGGTGCCGGATTTCCTCCAGCGCACGAGGGGCAAGTAGCATAATTTCATCACGCGACAACTCCAGGAGTTCACAAATCTCATCCAATTCAAGGATCGGGTATGCAGTTTTGGAACGACTCTGTGATTCAGACATTTCTGGCCTCCATGAATATCCATTCATAGCGCATAAGCCAGAACGAGGGAAGACAAAGCACCAAAGTCAGGCTTACACCGCCTGTTTTTCTCCACTCCGCTCTTCATGCCAATGAGCATACGATTCACCCCACTGACACAAACTCTCGATGATCGGCATGATGCTTTGACCTTGTTGTGTCAACGAATACTCCACCTTCGGCGGCACCTGTGCATAGACCTCTCGATGGACCACGCCGTCTTTTTCCAATTCTCGCAACTGCTGCGTCAACATCTTCTGTGTGATGTTCGGAATGGACCGTTTCACTTCGCTAAACCGCAGAACCC
Protein-coding sequences here:
- a CDS encoding Hpt domain-containing protein, with protein sequence MSESQSRSKTAYPILELDEICELLELSRDEIMLLAPRALEEIRHRFSAVKKGLQAEAWDDVILHAHTLKSVAASIGARATREVALSIESAAKRADAEACQELVKELDAAVDQLAIEITAL
- a CDS encoding helix-turn-helix domain-containing protein, encoding MGTSCSMKRCGDKKYFCSVELTLQVIGGKWKPIILYRLGNEGVLRFSEVKRSIPNITQKMLTQQLRELEKDGVVHREVYAQVPPKVEYSLTQQGQSIMPIIESLCQWGESYAHWHEERSGEKQAV